A stretch of DNA from Mycolicibacterium celeriflavum:
CGGGCACGTCGTAACGGCGACGGAGGTCCTCGTTGCTCTCGAACCCACCGGCGGCCAACAGCACGCCCCGTCGTGCTCGGATGGCCCTGCGTTGATCTTCCGTCTCAACGATCGCGCCGACCACTCGGCCGTCCTCGAGCACGATCTCGGTCAGCGCGGTGTTGCGCCGCAGCGACGCGTGTGAATATTGGCCGATGGCCTTGAGGAACCGGGCGATCAAAGCGCGACCGCCGATGAAGTAGTCGTCGGGCTGCGGTGCGCCGAGGCGATCGGCGTCGAGCGGGCCGCGTACCAGCTCACGCAGTTCCGGCGCCTTGGAAACGGCGAACGGCCTTGCGGCGATATGCCGTTGGCCGTCGAGGCGCGCCTTGGGCACCTTGCCGAAGTAATCCGGCCAGGGCAGCACGTCGAATCTCAGGTGGGAATCGTGTTCGAGGTATTCGATCAGCGGGGCACCGCCGCGGACGTAGGTCTGCTGAAGGTCATACGGCGTGCGATCTCCGACCACCGCGTGGTAGTACTCGAGCGCGTCCTCGATCGTGTCGTCGGTACCGGCCCGCACCAGCACCGGATTACCCGGGAACCACACGCCGCCGCCGCCGGAATATGCTGTGGTGCCGCCGAATTGGTCGGTCGCCTCAACCAGGATGACGTCGAGTCCCTCGCGCGCCGCGGTGTACGCACCGGTGACACCGCCTCCCCCTGATCCGGCGACCAGTACGTCGCATTCCTCGTCCCAGCCGCTCATGCGTATTGTGCCCGCCCGTGAGTCTCGAATTCGGCGTCCAGTGACTGCTTTTCGTCGTCGCTCATGCGCCGGTACACGGGTGCACCTCTGCCGGTCCACCGGTACACCGGCTCGTCGGTGTGCCATCGCTGTCGTTGCAGTTGGCGCTTGAGCACCTTGTTGGAGCCGGTGACGGGCAGCCGCGTCGACAACCTCAGAAACCGAGGGACGCCCTTCCCACCGAGGTCCTGCTGGTTCGACAGATAGGCGGTGAACTCCTCGATGTCGAACGCGTCCGGATCGGCCACCTCGATTGCGGCCATCACCTGATCACCCGAGCGCGGATCCGGCACCGCGAACGCCCCAGCCGCGACCACCCAAGGATGCCGTCGCAGCACCCGTTCGATCGTCAACGCCGAAGTGTTCTCCCCGTCGACCCTGATCCAGTCGCCACGCCTGCCGGCGAAATAGATGAAGCCGGCCTCGTCGACATAGCCGAGGTCCCCGCTCCAGTACCAGCCGTTGCGGATTCGTTCGGCGTTGGCCTCGTCGTTGCGGTAATAGCCCTCGAAACTGCGGGTGCCGAATTTGTCGACGATCTCGCCGACCGCCTCGTCCGGATTGCGTACGCGACCGTATTCGTCGAGAACTGCTCGCGCACAATCTTGTAGCGTGTCCGGGTGCACCACCGCGACGCCGTCGTGCAACGGGCGCCCGAGCGCGCCGGCGGGCGCTTGCGGATCAGGCGCGACCACCGCGCCACCCTCGCTGGACCCGTAGCCCTCGAACAGTTCCGCGCCGAACCGGCGGCGGAACTGGGCCTGGTCATCGGGTGAAGCCTCCGTGCCGAAGCCCCGCACCAGCGGATTGTCGGCATCGTCGGGTCGCTCCCGGGTGGCCATCAGGTAGGCCAGCGCCTTACCGACATAGGTGAAGAACGTCGCACCGAAATACCGTACGTCGGGCAGGAATCCGGACGCGGAGAACGACGGTGCGAGGCACACGGTGGCGCCGTTGGCCAGCGCCGGGGCCCACAGCGCCATGATCGCGTTGCCGTGGAACAACGGCATGCAGCAGTACTCCACATCGGCTCGCGAATGCCCGAATTTCTCGGTGGCGGCGTAGGCAATACGGGCCAGTCTGCCTTGGCTGCATTTGACGGCCTTGGACGCGCCGGTCGTGCCGGAGGTGAAAAGAAGGAGCAACAGCGAATCCTCGCCCACGCCTGCGGTGACGGCCGGCTCGACTCGATGCGCGTCGATCACCCGTCCGTACCGCGGGTCGTCGATCACGAGGAATCGATTCGCGTCCAAGCCGAGATCCAGCTCGTGCAATCGATCGAACCCCGCGGTGTCGGTGACGATCAATTGGCAATCGGCATGGCGGATTTCGGCCGCCAGCTCGGCCGCGCCCCGGGTCGGGTTGATGCCCACCACCGTCGCTCCGACGAGGGCGGCGCCGCCGAGCCAGAACACGAAGTCCGGGACATTGTCCAGCAGTACGCCGATATGAAACGGGCCATCGCACCGCATCGACTGTGCCAGCTCACCGCGTGCCGCGGACTCCCGCACGACCTCGTCCCAGGACCAATCCCGTTGCCGGGTGCGCAGACCGAGATGGTCGTCCCAGAGGCGATCGAGCAGCATTTCCGCAATGGAATCGCGCTTCGGCACCGCGATGTCGGAACACATTTCAGGCGGACGGATGGACGAGGTCCACATAAGACTGGGGCAACTCTTCACGCGACATTTTGGTCATGCTCACCACACCGGGATTGTAGGAGTCTTCGCCGAGGATCTTCCCGTTCTCGTCGATCGGCCACAGCAGCAACTGCCGGAATACGATGAGGTAGTCGGCGTCGACGTCGTCGACAGGAATGCCGATGCGTTGGGCTTCTGCGCCGGGGTAGATCTGTTTGAGCAGACCCTCGGTCACCAGGCAGTGGTCGTCGACGACGAGCCGCTGCACCTCGAACTCGAGAATGTTTGTCCGGGTCGCCAGGAAGTCGGTGTAATAGGTCTGCACACCCGCTGTGGTCTTCGGGCCGAAGTCGCCTTCGGCGCCCCAGAAGTGGTAATCCGGTTGCGGAGCCAGCGTGGCCATCAGGCGATCCATATCCGGGGCGGCTTCGGCTTTCATGTGCTCGATCACGGCGCTCAGCACGACGCGGTGGCGTTCATTGGTAGTGTCGGCCAGGCGTTTTTCCAGGGGTTCCCAGGTTCGGGTGGGATCGATAACTGCCATGCGGTCATCATCACGAAGCCGCAGCGTACAGTCATCCGCCGTCCGTCGATCAATTCCGTCCATCCACCCGACACGTGTCGGGCTCGAGTAACTCCTCCGACGACAGGGCAATACGGCGCACCATGAGCACCAACGTCGCCAAGAACCGGTCCATCGGATCGTCGAGATCCCAACCCATCGTGCGCGCCACCGAAGCGAGGCGGGCCGCGACGGTGCTGTGGTGCACGTGCAGCTCCGCGGCCGTTCGGCGCAGCGAACCGAACACCAGGAACGCCTCGACGGTCTGCACTGCCAGCGCACCTGTCGGCGACGCTGCAATCTCGTCGAGTCGGGCCATCTCCCGGTTGTCGCGCACCCGATCGAGCGGCAGGTCGGCCAATAGCTCCAGCAAGCTGAGCCGTTCGTAAGCGATGGCCCGCCTGCCATAGCCGGTCGAGGATGCGAACCGCAACGCGCGCATGGCTTGCTGCCAGGACGTGGGCGCGGCGAACGCACTTACACTGGAGCCGATTCCGACCCATGGCCCACGGTCGGAGTTTGCATGGCGTGGCGACGGGAACGCGTCGACGATCGCCCTCTCGAGTCCGTCGGAGAGCGCCCGGGTATCACCGTCGTGCTGGCACAACACGGCTGTGGCATTGCCGATCGCGACCGTGCGCACCGCCACATCGGCGAGTTCGCCGGTGATGATCTGCAACGCAGCGGACGGTGATTGCGCGGAGACCGCGAGGACGCGAACCTTCCGGGTTTCGTCGAGCCCGAGTAGGCGAATGGCCCGCGCCCGGTCCTCTCGATGTTCCTTTCCCGAGATCACGACTTCGAGCAGTGCCGGGTCGCCGAGCTGCGGTGTGACCGAGCTGCGGGTCAGAACCCTTCGCAGCGAGTGGCTCACGCGATCAATGAGCACCGGGTCCAGCTCCGAGGGGCCGCCCGCACGCTCGACCCAGACGACCGGTTCGTCGTCGAGCGACGGCGCCGCCGGGACGTTCCCCGTGGTGTCCAGCGAACCGACCGTGTCATAGCGGATGACGGCGCCGGATGTCCACCGCGCACCGACCGGGCATTCAGCCAGCAGTGCGGCCGAGCGCACAACGGCTTCGGCGCCAGCCGCTGCCTCGCCAACCTCGTCGAAGTAAGCAATTATCCGCAACACCGACGCGGGGTCGGATCCCAGCTCCGACATCCGAACCGGGCGGCGGCTCATGCCACCACCTTAAGCCGTCGGCTGGGTTGACGTTTCACCATCGAGTGGCCTGGCAACTCGGATGTGACAGTGGGTCAGGAAGGGGACCGGAGTCATGGTTGACGGATATTTCACGTCGAAGTACCGCCGCACCGCAGCACCGGTGTTGGCTGCAGTGTTGCTCGTGGCAGTCAGCGGATGCGCAGGCGGTGACGATGAGGACGCAGATTCGGCGGGGACCACGCCAGCGCCGGCCGCGACATCTGCTGCCCCGGCGGTGACATCTTCTGCGCCGGCCTCGGCTGCTCCGGCAAGCACCGACATCGATGCGCTGCGCCGGGCCGGAAGCACTGCGACGGCAGCCGTCCCCGACAGCACGTTGATCTCCATCGAGACCGAGCGCGATGGCCGGTGGGAGGTCCAGGTCGTCACTGCCGATGGCACCGAGCACGAGATGGACGTCTCCAGCGACGGCGCCACGGTGACGATGGGGCCGACGGCGAAAGGCGAGGACGAAGCCGACAAGGCCAAGCACCGCGACCGGGTACAGGCGGCTCGGGTGGATTACCGGGCAGCTGCCGACAAAATTCTTGCGGAGGTGCCCAACGGCGCCATCACCGAACTCAACCTCGATAGCAACAACGGAACGACGGTCTGGGAAGCCGATGTCATCGACGATTCTCAGACCAAGCACGAAGTCACCATCGATGCGGGTTCCGGTCAAGTGCTGCAAAACACGACCGGACGCTGAACAACGCCCGCCAGCGAACGGCGATGAACGCCGGCGTGGACAGCCCGGTGATGGTACGTAGCGAGTTCGCCCCGTTACGTACGGTCGTCGTGGCCCAGTCTCAACTCCGGCCTCCCGACGAAATGCCGGAGAGCATGGCGGCGTTCCTCACCCCGGAGTCTCGTGAGCTGGTGAAGGACATGAACGGTCGCGAGTATGCCGAGGCCTTTCCCGATCGCCAACAGCAGTGGGAGTCCGAACGCGAGAACCTGTCTTCGCTGCTCGAGCGGTACGGCGTGGAAGTGTTGCGGCCGCGTCTGCTGACCGACGCGGAGAAGGCCGCCGGTGACGGCGACGGCTACGCCAACTTCTTCGTCCGTGACCCGTGGTTCACCGTGGGCGACTTCGTCATCGAGGGCAGCCTGCGCTTGCCTCACCGCCGCCTCGAAGTGTTGACCAGCCGCGAGATCCTCAACAGCCGAGCACTTACCGGGTCGTGCACCTACGTCGCGCTGCCGCAGCCGGCGATACCCGACGGCGATTCCGAAGACAACGGAGCCGGGCCATTTCTGGAAGGCGGTGACGTGCTGGTGTACGACAAGCATGTGTTCGTCGGCCACTCCGGACTGGCCTCCAACCCGCTGGGGATCAGATGGCTAAACGAGCTGCTCACCCCGCTTGGCTACACCGTCGAAACCGTCCGGCTCGCACCGAATTTCCTACACCTGGACTGCGCTTTGGGGTTGGTTCGGGAGGGCCTGCTCGTCGCTTGCCCTGACGGGCTCATCGACGGACTGCCCGCCACGCTGGAGGGTTGGGAACGGATCGACGTCAGCGAGGAAGACGGCATCGCACTGGGCACCAACGGGTTGCCGATCAGTCCGGACGTCTACATCACCGACCCGGCCTTCCGCCATATCGGGGACCGCATCGCCGAGCACGGCGTCACCGTCGAATACGTCGACTTTGCGATCTCCCGCGGCCTCGGAGGCTCGTTCCGCTGCACCACACAGCCACTGCGTCGTGAGTGACTGCACATTCCTTACCGGAAGTCGCGGGACTTCGAGCTGATGGCCAAGGTGAGCTTGCCCATCCGCTCAGCGACGACGGTGACGGCGCCGGTCGCGTTCTGCACCTGACCGCGGATCAACAACGCCGTGGCCGTCTGCGCCAGCTTGCGGTGCCGCACCCACACACCGCGCGAGCAGATGATGTTGACCATCCCGGTTTCGTCCTCGAGGTTGAGGAACGTGACGCCCTGGGCGGTCGCCGGCCGCTGGCGGTGCGTGACGGCCCCGGCCACCAGCACCCGGGAGCCGTCGGGCACCTCCAGCAGGCTGCCCGCCGGGACCACGCCCATGGCGTCGAGATCCTCGCGCAGGAACTGCGTGGGATAGCTGTCGGACGAGACACCGGTCGCCCAGACGTCCGCGGCGGCCAACTCGAGTTCGGTCATACCGGGCAGCGCGGGAATGTGTGACGACGCGCCCACCCCGGGCAGCCGGTCGGGCCGCTGCGTGGCGGCCGCCCCCGCCGCCCACAGCCCTTCGCGCCTGGCGATGTCGAAGCAACCCAGCGCTCCCGCGGTGGCCAGCGCCTCGGTCTGCGGCACCGACAGCTGCACCCGGTGAGTCAAGTCCAACAGGGAGGTGAACGCGCCGTTGGCTTTTCGTTCGTCGACCATCTTCTCGGCCAGCTCGTCGCCGATGTGGCGGACACTGCCCAGACCCAATCGGACCGCGTTCCCTGCGTCTTCCAGGGTGGCGTGCGTCTGGCTGGCATTGACGTCGGGCCGTCGGACGACGACGCCGTGTCTGCGGGCGTCGGCCACCAGCGACTGCGGGGAGTAGAAGCCCATCGGCTGCGCGCGCAGCAGCGCGGCGCAGAACGCGGCGGGGTGGTGCAGCTTGAACCACGACGAGTAGAACACCAGCGACGCGAAGCTCAGCGAATGGCTTTCCGGGAAGCCGAAATTGGCGAACGCTTCCAGCTTCTCGTAGATCCGGTCGGCCACCTCGCCGGTGATGCCGTGCCGCTGGCGCATGCCGTCGTAGAACCTGCCGCGAAGCCGGCGCATCCGCTCGGTCGACCGCTTGGACCCCATCGCCCGGCGCAGCTGGTCGGCTTCGGCGGCGGAGAAACCCGCGCAGTCCACCGCGAGCTGCATGAGCTGCTCCTGGAAAAGCGGCACTCCCAACGTCTTGTGCAACGCCGGAGCCATCGACGGATGTTCATAGGTGACGGGCTCTTCCCCGTTGCGCCGCTTGATGTACGGATGCACCGATCCGCCCTGGATCGGGCCGGGCCGAATCAACGCCACCTCGACGACCAGGTCGTAGAACACGCGGGGCTTGAGCCGCGGCAGGGTGGCCATCTGCGCGCGCGACTCCACCTGGAACACCCCGACGGAGTCGGCTTTTTGCAGCATCTCGTACACCGCGGGCTCGGACAGGTCCAGTTGCGCCAGGTCGACGTCGATGCCCTTGTGCTCGCGCACCAGGTCGATGCAGTAGTGCAGCGCCGAGAGCATGCCGAGGCCGAGCATGTCGAACTTCACCAAACCTATTGCCGCGCAGTCGTCTTTGTCCCACTGCAGCACGCTGCGGTTCTCCATCCGCGCCCATTCCACCGGGCACACGTCGGCGATGGGTCGGTCGCAGATCACCATGCCGCCGGAGTGAATGCCCATGTGCCGCGGCAGGTTGGAGATCTCCTTGGCCAGCTCGATCACCGGCTCGGGGATGTCTTCCACATGTGGCGCCTCGGCGAGGTTGCCCCACTGCCCGAGCTGCTTGCTCCAGGCGTCCTGCTGCCCCTGCGAGAAGCCCAGCGCGCGGGCCATGTCGCGCACCGCGCTGCGGCCACGGTAGGTGATCACGTTGGCCACCTGGGCGGCGTAGTCGCGGCCGTACCGGTCGTAGACGTATTGAATCGCCTTCTCCCGCAGGTCCGATTCGATGTCGATGTCGATGTCCGGCGGGCCGTCGCGGGCCGGGGACAGGAACCGCTCGAACAGCAACTCGTTGGCCACGGGGTCCACGTTGGTGACGCCGAGCGCGTAGCAGACCGCGGAGTTGGCCGCCGATCCCCTGCCCTGGGCCAGGATGCCGTTCTCCTTGCAGAACCGGGTGATGTCATGGACCACCAGGAAATAGCCCGGGAAACTCAGTTGCTCGATGACTTTCAGTTCGTGCTCGATCTGCGCGTACGCCCGCGGCGCGCGCTCCGGTGGCCCGTACCGTCGGCGTGCACCCTGCATCACCAGATGCCGCAGCCAACTGTCTTCGGTGTGCCCGTCGGGGACGTCGAACGGCGGCAACCGGGGCGCGATCAACGACAGCCCGAACGCGCACTGCTCGCCGAGGTCGGCCGCGGCAGTCACCACCTCGGGGCGGTCGGCGAAAAGTTGCGCCATCTCCGCGCCCGATCGCAAATGTGAACCGCCCAGTGGGGCAAGGTAACCGGCCGCCTCGTCCATCGAGTGCCGGGCGCGGATCGCCCCCATCGCCATGGCCAGCCGACCCCGTGACGGTTCGGCGAAGTGTGCGGCGGTGGTCGCGACGACGTTCAGGCCGAAGCGCGGCGCGAGTTCGGCAAGGGTGGCGTTGCGTTCGTCGTCACACGGATGTCCGTGGTGGGTGAGTTCGATGCTGACCCGGTCCCGGCCGAACCGGTCGACAAGGTCGGCCAGTACCTTGGCGGCCGCGTCGGGTCCGCCGGTTGACAGCGCTTGGCGGACATGGCCTTTGCGGCAGCCGGTGAGGATGTGCCAGTGGCCGCCCGCGGCCTCGGTCAACGCGTCGTAGTCATAGCGCAGGACTCCCTTCTCGCCGCCGGCCAGGTGTGCCTTGGCGAGTTCGCGTGACAGCCGCCGGTAGCCTTCGGGGCCGCGCGCCAGCACCAGCAGGTGCGGGCCGGGTGGATCGGGATCTTCGGTCCGGTTGCCGCCGCCGAGCGACAGTTCAGCCCCGAACACCGTCGACATCTCCAGTTCCTTGGCGGCTTCGGCGAAGCGCACCACCCCGTAGAGGCCGTCATGGTCGGTCAGCGCGATCGCCCGCAGATCGAGCCGGACCGCTTCCTCGACGAGTTCCTCCGGTGTGCTGGCGCCGTCGAGGAAGCTGTACGCCGAGTGCGCATGCAGTTCGGCATAGGGAACTTCCGCGCCGGCCCGCTCGACGTCCGCCGCCTCGTATGCCCCGCGCTTACGCGACCAGGCCGGGCTGTCGCCGCCGTCGCCGATCTGCTCGTCGATGGGCCAGCCGGCCCGCCGCGGCTTGCCGCGCAGCACCCGCTCCATTTCCGTCCAGCTCGGCGGCCCGGTATGCCAGCCCATGCCCACCAGTGTATCGAACGAATGTTCGATACGTGTTCAGACGGTCACTGCCTTCGATAGATTCGGCCAATGACCATCCTGCGCCGCGCGCTCACCGCCCTCGCCGCCGCACTGATGCTGGGAGCGAGCTTGCCCGCTGCGCCCGCATCGGCCTCGCCGGTCATCACGATCACCTTCGTCCGGCACGCGGAATCCGTGGGAAATGCCAGCGGCATCATCGACACAACTGTCCCTGGTCCCTCACTCACGCCGACGGGCCAACAGCAGGCCAAGGAGGTGGCCGCGCGCTTGTGTCAGACGCCCCACGACGGCGTATACGCCTCCACGATGGTCCGCACCCAGCAGACAGCCCAGCCGTTCGCGGACGAACTCGGTGAGCAGATCGTCGTGCTGCCCGGCCTGCGCGAAGTCGAGGCGGGCGATCTCGAAGGCCGGCCCGAAGCCGAAGCCACGCACGGCTACCTGCAACCCCTGCAGCAGTGGCTGACGGGTGACCGGTCGGCCCGCATCCCCGGATCGATCGACGGCAACGAATTCGACGCGCGCTTCGATGAGGCGGTCGACACCATCTACCGCAGCGGACATCAGCGGCCCGTCGCGTACTCGCACGGGGCGGCCATCGCCATGTGGACGATGATGAACGTCCGCAATCCTCCGTTGGAGCTCGCGGCGACGCAGCCGCTACCGAACACCGGCCTTGTCGTCGTCCAGGGCAATCCGCAGGGCGGCTGGACGCTACTCGACTGGAACGGCACGAAATTCGACTGACGGCGTTCCGTGCCGGGTATCCGATAAGGATGACCCAAGGAGCGACGACACACACGCGAATATTCCGCGACCGCAGAGAGGCCGGCCGCATTCTGGCCCGCCTCCTCGACGGTTACCGGGGGCGGTCCGACGTCATCGTCCTCGGCCTTCCGCGCGGCGGTATACCCGTCGCATGGGAGGTGGCGGCGGCGCTCGATGCCCCGCTGGACGCGTTTCTGGTCCGTAAGCTCGGCGTGCCGGGGCACGAGGAGTTCGCGATGGGTGCGATAGCTCTCGGCGGTCGCGTCGTGCTCAATGACGACGTGGTCCGCGGTCTGCAGATCACGCCGGAGAAGCTGCAGCAGGTCGCCGAGCGCGAAGGTCGCGAGCTGATGCGCCGCGAAGAGGCTTATCGAGGTGGCCGGCCGCCGCTCGACGTGACCGACAAAACGGTGATTCTGGTCGACGACGGCTTGGCGACCGGAGCCAGCATGCAAGCCGCGGTGCAGGCGCTTCGGGAGATGCGACCCGCCGAAATCGTCGTCGCCGTGCCCGCAGCACCCGAGTCGACGTGGCGTGAATTCACCGGCATCGCCGATGACGTCGTCGTGGCCACCATGCCGCAGCCATTCCGGGCAGTGGGACAAGCCTATTGGGATTTCGACCAGACCACCGACGACGAGGTGCGGGAACTGCTTGCCACGAGGACTTCGTCCACCGCGGCGGTTTCAGCGGCCGAGGTATCACCCGCCGACCACTTGCGCCGCGTCGTCATCGACGCTCCCGATGGCGTTCCGCCACGCGAGGTGCTGGACGAGCTGATCGGCAACGCCCGGGTGGTGCTGATCGGCGAGAGTTCGCACGGCACACACGAGTTCTATTGGGCGCGTGCCCAGATCACGAAGTGGTTGATCGCGGAGAAGGGCTTCTGCGGCGTCGCGGCCGAGGCCGACTGGCCCGACGCCTATCGGGTGAACCGCTATGTCCGCGGCATCGGAGACGACGCCGACGCCGAGCAGGCGCTGCGCGGATTCCGCCGCTTCCCCACCTGGATGTGGCGCAACACCGTGGTCCGCGACTTCGCCGAGTGGCTGCGAACGCACAACCGGGACAGGGACCGCCGCGAACAGGGCGGCTTCTACGGTCTGGATCTGTACAGCCTGCACCGTTCGATGGCAGAGGTAATCGATCACCTCGAGAAGGTGGATCCCGCCGCGGCAGCGCGTGCCCGGCAACGGTATTCGTGCTTCGATCACGCCTCCGCGGAGGGCGACGGCCAGGCGTACGGGTTTGCGGCGGCGTTCGGCGCCGGCCAGTCGTGCGAAGAAGCGGCGGTCGACCAACTTCTCGAGATTCAGCGCAACGCCGTGGAATACGCCCGCCGCGACGGATTGCTGGCCGAGGACGACGCCTTCTACGTCGAGCGCAACGCGCATGTGGTGCGCAATGCCGAAGCCTATTACCGCCAGATGTTCGGCGGCCGGGTCAACACCTGGAACCTGCGTGACGAACACATGGCGGATACGCTCGATGCCCTGCTGGCGCATCTGGATCGCGACGACACCGGTAGGTCACGGATAGTGGTGTGGGCCCACAACTCTCACGTCGGCGATGCACGCGCTACCGAGGTCTCCGCCGATGGCCAGACGACCCTCGGTGCATTGGCGCGCGACCTGTTCGACGACCAGGCACGGCTCATCGGGTTGACCACCTCGACCGGCACGGTGACCGCGGCCAGCAGGTGGGGCGGCGCGGCGCAGCGCAAGGTGGTCCGGTCTCCGCTGCCCGACAGCGTCGAGGAGCTGTTCTCCGAGGCCGGGGCGGAGCCCTTCTATGTGGCGATGCGCCGCGACGGTCGGCCGTCAGCCGCGCCGCTTGATGACATCCGGCTGGCCCGCGCGATCGGCGTGATCTATCTGCCGGACACCGAACGCCAGAGCCATTACTTCCATGTCCGGCCGGCCGATCAGTTCGACGCGATGATCCACATCGACCGCACCCGCGCACTGGAGCCGCTCGAGCCCACAGGTGAATGGGTTGAAGGTGAAGTGCCCGAGACGTATCCGTCCGGACTGTAGCGGCGGCAGGTTGCGATTCTTTCGTCGCAACAGCCCTACATGCAATCTCGGCTCTAGCGTCGTCGAGCGCTCACGGTAGGTCTTCGGGGCCGAGTTGTTGGCGCGGCACCACCACCATCGGGACGTCGAGAACGCGCATCATCTTGGCCGCCGTCGACCCGAGGAACAGCCGCCGGGGTGCGCTGAGTCGACTCGACCCGACCATGATCAGATCCCCGTCCTGCCAGTCCAGCTTGCTCACCGCCTCTTCGACCGTCGCACCATCGACGATCGTCGACGTCACGGGAAAGCCTTGCGGGAGCTCGGCTTTCGCCGACTCGTGAACCTGGCGCGCATGTGTCAGCGCCCGCTCCCGCGCCGCGTCGCCGTCTCCGCGCAGCGCTCCGAACGTCGGGTCCAGGGCCACCAGCGACACCA
This window harbors:
- a CDS encoding dimethylarginine dimethylaminohydrolase family protein, with product MNAGVDSPVMVRSEFAPLRTVVVAQSQLRPPDEMPESMAAFLTPESRELVKDMNGREYAEAFPDRQQQWESERENLSSLLERYGVEVLRPRLLTDAEKAAGDGDGYANFFVRDPWFTVGDFVIEGSLRLPHRRLEVLTSREILNSRALTGSCTYVALPQPAIPDGDSEDNGAGPFLEGGDVLVYDKHVFVGHSGLASNPLGIRWLNELLTPLGYTVETVRLAPNFLHLDCALGLVREGLLVACPDGLIDGLPATLEGWERIDVSEEDGIALGTNGLPISPDVYITDPAFRHIGDRIAEHGVTVEYVDFAISRGLGGSFRCTTQPLRRE
- a CDS encoding histidine phosphatase family protein — translated: MTILRRALTALAAALMLGASLPAAPASASPVITITFVRHAESVGNASGIIDTTVPGPSLTPTGQQQAKEVAARLCQTPHDGVYASTMVRTQQTAQPFADELGEQIVVLPGLREVEAGDLEGRPEAEATHGYLQPLQQWLTGDRSARIPGSIDGNEFDARFDEAVDTIYRSGHQRPVAYSHGAAIAMWTMMNVRNPPLELAATQPLPNTGLVVVQGNPQGGWTLLDWNGTKFD
- a CDS encoding nuclear transport factor 2 family protein codes for the protein MAVIDPTRTWEPLEKRLADTTNERHRVVLSAVIEHMKAEAAPDMDRLMATLAPQPDYHFWGAEGDFGPKTTAGVQTYYTDFLATRTNILEFEVQRLVVDDHCLVTEGLLKQIYPGAEAQRIGIPVDDVDADYLIVFRQLLLWPIDENGKILGEDSYNPGVVSMTKMSREELPQSYVDLVHPSA
- a CDS encoding PepSY domain-containing protein; protein product: MVDGYFTSKYRRTAAPVLAAVLLVAVSGCAGGDDEDADSAGTTPAPAATSAAPAVTSSAPASAAPASTDIDALRRAGSTATAAVPDSTLISIETERDGRWEVQVVTADGTEHEMDVSSDGATVTMGPTAKGEDEADKAKHRDRVQAARVDYRAAADKILAEVPNGAITELNLDSNNGTTVWEADVIDDSQTKHEVTIDAGSGQVLQNTTGR
- a CDS encoding AMP-binding protein, with product MCSDIAVPKRDSIAEMLLDRLWDDHLGLRTRQRDWSWDEVVRESAARGELAQSMRCDGPFHIGVLLDNVPDFVFWLGGAALVGATVVGINPTRGAAELAAEIRHADCQLIVTDTAGFDRLHELDLGLDANRFLVIDDPRYGRVIDAHRVEPAVTAGVGEDSLLLLLFTSGTTGASKAVKCSQGRLARIAYAATEKFGHSRADVEYCCMPLFHGNAIMALWAPALANGATVCLAPSFSASGFLPDVRYFGATFFTYVGKALAYLMATRERPDDADNPLVRGFGTEASPDDQAQFRRRFGAELFEGYGSSEGGAVVAPDPQAPAGALGRPLHDGVAVVHPDTLQDCARAVLDEYGRVRNPDEAVGEIVDKFGTRSFEGYYRNDEANAERIRNGWYWSGDLGYVDEAGFIYFAGRRGDWIRVDGENTSALTIERVLRRHPWVVAAGAFAVPDPRSGDQVMAAIEVADPDAFDIEEFTAYLSNQQDLGGKGVPRFLRLSTRLPVTGSNKVLKRQLQRQRWHTDEPVYRWTGRGAPVYRRMSDDEKQSLDAEFETHGRAQYA
- a CDS encoding PucR family transcriptional regulator, whose translation is MSRRPVRMSELGSDPASVLRIIAYFDEVGEAAAGAEAVVRSAALLAECPVGARWTSGAVIRYDTVGSLDTTGNVPAAPSLDDEPVVWVERAGGPSELDPVLIDRVSHSLRRVLTRSSVTPQLGDPALLEVVISGKEHREDRARAIRLLGLDETRKVRVLAVSAQSPSAALQIITGELADVAVRTVAIGNATAVLCQHDGDTRALSDGLERAIVDAFPSPRHANSDRGPWVGIGSSVSAFAAPTSWQQAMRALRFASSTGYGRRAIAYERLSLLELLADLPLDRVRDNREMARLDEIAASPTGALAVQTVEAFLVFGSLRRTAAELHVHHSTVAARLASVARTMGWDLDDPMDRFLATLVLMVRRIALSSEELLEPDTCRVDGRN
- a CDS encoding error-prone DNA polymerase, which translates into the protein MGWHTGPPSWTEMERVLRGKPRRAGWPIDEQIGDGGDSPAWSRKRGAYEAADVERAGAEVPYAELHAHSAYSFLDGASTPEELVEEAVRLDLRAIALTDHDGLYGVVRFAEAAKELEMSTVFGAELSLGGGNRTEDPDPPGPHLLVLARGPEGYRRLSRELAKAHLAGGEKGVLRYDYDALTEAAGGHWHILTGCRKGHVRQALSTGGPDAAAKVLADLVDRFGRDRVSIELTHHGHPCDDERNATLAELAPRFGLNVVATTAAHFAEPSRGRLAMAMGAIRARHSMDEAAGYLAPLGGSHLRSGAEMAQLFADRPEVVTAAADLGEQCAFGLSLIAPRLPPFDVPDGHTEDSWLRHLVMQGARRRYGPPERAPRAYAQIEHELKVIEQLSFPGYFLVVHDITRFCKENGILAQGRGSAANSAVCYALGVTNVDPVANELLFERFLSPARDGPPDIDIDIESDLREKAIQYVYDRYGRDYAAQVANVITYRGRSAVRDMARALGFSQGQQDAWSKQLGQWGNLAEAPHVEDIPEPVIELAKEISNLPRHMGIHSGGMVICDRPIADVCPVEWARMENRSVLQWDKDDCAAIGLVKFDMLGLGMLSALHYCIDLVREHKGIDVDLAQLDLSEPAVYEMLQKADSVGVFQVESRAQMATLPRLKPRVFYDLVVEVALIRPGPIQGGSVHPYIKRRNGEEPVTYEHPSMAPALHKTLGVPLFQEQLMQLAVDCAGFSAAEADQLRRAMGSKRSTERMRRLRGRFYDGMRQRHGITGEVADRIYEKLEAFANFGFPESHSLSFASLVFYSSWFKLHHPAAFCAALLRAQPMGFYSPQSLVADARRHGVVVRRPDVNASQTHATLEDAGNAVRLGLGSVRHIGDELAEKMVDERKANGAFTSLLDLTHRVQLSVPQTEALATAGALGCFDIARREGLWAAGAAATQRPDRLPGVGASSHIPALPGMTELELAAADVWATGVSSDSYPTQFLREDLDAMGVVPAGSLLEVPDGSRVLVAGAVTHRQRPATAQGVTFLNLEDETGMVNIICSRGVWVRHRKLAQTATALLIRGQVQNATGAVTVVAERMGKLTLAISSKSRDFR